The following are encoded together in the Flavobacterium sp. TR2 genome:
- the sprC gene encoding gliding motility protein SprC, translating into MIQKITLSFFKVLLLFSIIFFTGSSSYAQTKTINPQVLDFDRICAGPDGNEYNATFTYSGFPAGTVFEVELSTNNFVNIVKTTTISVSDPAANQKKIAFAVPTDLVGSDTYSLRVSTAGFSSSKFVSFGLKNSFPVYYRAHDRQYTINNFNGSAAFCAGGSFVLSIDNVAANPDSPLKYPSLSYNWYRDNGETALPTLVQGNGGKDYTVTTPGVYYAETNYGTCTSGSYSNRVTVTSAASGSSVTVESSLGNPFCASGSGTVLTATAGNTYQWKKDGNLITGATNRTYSTNESGVYSVDVDFGGCKATGSINLKSNGFEASIDAQDGYKLSEGETMTVTITTDAANPTYEWYLNGNLISGESSSSYLVAVKGNYIGKVSQGSGCIASKEFPFKINGDSGPASVIPNIIKLSGMNPYWNIPDEYKNANTKVIIISSNGDKVLDVVNYQGDWPQSNIDFKNVNPVYYYVIQGDAGEKKGSITVIK; encoded by the coding sequence ATGATTCAAAAAATTACTTTATCTTTTTTTAAAGTTTTACTATTATTCAGCATAATCTTTTTTACTGGATCGAGTTCTTATGCGCAGACTAAAACGATAAACCCTCAGGTTTTGGATTTTGATAGAATATGTGCTGGACCTGACGGTAACGAATATAATGCTACATTTACCTATAGCGGATTTCCTGCGGGTACAGTCTTTGAAGTTGAACTTTCAACGAACAATTTCGTAAATATTGTAAAGACAACAACTATTTCGGTATCAGATCCTGCCGCTAATCAAAAGAAAATAGCATTTGCTGTTCCAACAGATTTGGTAGGATCAGATACTTATAGTCTTAGAGTTTCTACTGCTGGATTTTCTAGCAGTAAATTTGTTTCATTTGGACTAAAAAATTCTTTCCCAGTTTATTACAGAGCTCACGATAGACAGTATACTATTAATAATTTTAATGGTAGTGCTGCATTTTGTGCTGGAGGCAGTTTTGTTTTATCAATAGATAACGTAGCGGCCAATCCAGATTCACCTTTAAAATATCCTTCTTTATCGTACAATTGGTACAGAGATAATGGCGAAACAGCTTTGCCAACACTTGTTCAAGGAAATGGCGGAAAAGATTACACTGTAACAACACCTGGAGTTTATTACGCAGAAACAAATTATGGAACGTGTACCTCTGGATCGTACTCAAATCGTGTAACTGTTACATCTGCAGCTTCTGGTTCTTCAGTAACTGTAGAATCGAGTTTAGGAAACCCATTTTGCGCTAGTGGCTCAGGAACAGTTTTAACTGCAACTGCGGGGAATACCTATCAATGGAAAAAAGATGGTAATTTAATTACTGGAGCTACAAATCGTACTTATTCTACAAACGAGTCTGGAGTTTATTCTGTGGATGTTGATTTTGGAGGCTGTAAAGCTACAGGATCTATTAATCTTAAAAGCAATGGTTTTGAAGCAAGCATAGACGCGCAGGACGGATACAAATTGAGCGAAGGCGAGACTATGACGGTAACCATTACAACAGATGCTGCTAATCCGACTTATGAATGGTATTTAAATGGCAATTTAATTTCTGGCGAGTCATCAAGCTCTTATCTAGTAGCCGTTAAAGGTAACTATATTGGAAAAGTTTCTCAAGGATCCGGATGTATCGCTTCAAAAGAGTTTCCATTCAAAATTAACGGAGATTCTGGACCAGCAAGTGTTATTCCTAACATTATAAAATTAAGCGGAATGAATCCTTATTGGAACATTCCAGACGAATATAAAAACGCAAATACAAAGGTGATTATCATCAGTTCAAACGGAGATAAAGTTCTGGATGTAGTGAATTACCAAGGCGATTGGCCTCAAAGCAATATAGATTTTAAAAATGTAAATCCCGTTTATTACTATGTCATTCAAGGCGATGCAGGTGAAAAAAAAGGATCGATAACTGTTATAAAATAA